tctatGTTGAAGTTTTGAATTCAATAATCATTTTTTCGCCACGAAAAAACAAAATGCTAGAAGAAGAGTCATTAAAATTGAGTTTTTTAATCTCCATTTTTTCAACCCATCCAAAAGTTTTGATTTCTCTATCTTGGGAATGGTATAGAATCGTTTTTAAGTACACCATCATGTACAAACATATAAGCTTATGAGTTccacattactctaaaaccaattagTGATCAATGGAGGTTCCCATAAGTTTATATAGGTACATTTGTTTCTTTCATTTTCCGACGTGGGACACAATGAATCGATTAGCTCCAACAAATGGTGCTAATTTGAAAATCAATTTGGGAGTACTAATTTAATGATGTTCTTAGACCATTTCCGCGATGATATCACAGACAGTTTGGCCAAAAATTGCAATCCAACTGTGATTTGGCAATGTCAATTTCTAACATTTTTAACAGTTTTTTCAattttttgtgtcaaatattggGTATGGTGATATGGTAAAATATGATTGAAAATGGAGTGAGAAAAATAAATTAATCATAaacaatatatatttattaaaatagaaaaaaatcATCGATCGGTTAAAAAGCAAACTGACAGATATTTTTTTGCGTTGATGGTTCGACTGATGCCCAAAACTAACGCCCCGTTATGATCCGTCAGTTTTCGTTAGTTAAGTCCATGTCATCTGACGGATGAGACTGACGATGGGTTAGAAATGCTCTTATGTGTATCGTAACTTGCATATGTTCATCAAAGCCATTGAAACACCTACATCATTAGTCATTTAACTTGAAAAAACCAACCTTGTTAAATCGTGGATATTTTAACCCATTTAGTCATTTACTGTTTTAAACATTAATTTGTGTTGTCTTATATTCTGATAGCAATATTACCCACAATTCAAGTATGAAACTGAACTCGAGAGACTGTTTCTAACCGTGGCGGTGACGTCAAAGGCAAGTTATGTATTTTTTGATGTGGCAAGGTCAAGAGATGAAGTTAAATAAATGGGAGTGTCAAATTTGAGGGTTAAATTTGTGAATAGGTGATGTGGTAAATTATTATTGGTAGTTGGgtataaaatttattaattaataatatataaaaatatgtggaGAAATGTGATTGGCTGAAAAAATATTTGACACCACTTACTGATCCGTCAACTATTCAACTGACGCCCGGGACGTCAAATTTTGACGCCGCGTTAGGGGCGTCAAAGATGTTGCCAAGTGGGATGACGGGAAAAAATTGACGCCGCGTTAGGATGAATCTTACATGGATCTCGTTAGCCACTGATACAACGATAGTATTTGCAATCCGAGTCACGCCGCATCAAAATGTTAGTACAACGCTCATATCCGAAAACTGGGTTTATAAATGACTAATTTCACAGACTAGTAGAACCAAATATACTGTTACGTTAACCAAGTAAATTTCCGGCTAAGGTTTACGTATACATGAAAAACTGTTGATTTACTCGTCCTAAAATTATATAACCCATTCGATTTCTATGTTATACTCATCTACATCACCCTGCTAGACCACATCATATCGTTGTTCGACAATGATAGGATATCGCTTTTTTGTCCGCGTCGTTGGAAAAAATACCAGTTTGTCTTCTTCAGTATGCTTCCAACTGAAATACCAATTTTTAATAGCAAGTGATGCATTAATTCACATGTGCATAAGTTAGATATATCAATACAAAAAAAGTAATTTACTGTTATACTAGTTACCTGAAACGGGTGATAAGATGGTGAAGGAAAACAGATAATGCGACCCTTGCTAGATCGTAACCTGGGCATCTCCTTGGTCCTCCTCCAAATGGCATAAAGTTCGTTGGATCTGATATTTTCTGTTTACAAACGTATAGAAAATGAAACCCTTAAAATCGGATAAGATTTTTTCTGTTCAGGCTACCCGATGAAAGTGAGTATTTTTAAAACTGTAATGTGTTATGATACAGATCTTAGCGTACTGCTACCAATAAATATATCGCCCTTCGTTACGACAATATACAATAATGCAACCTAGTTGATGCTTTATTGACAGTTAAACAGAGAAATAGTAACCTGCCATCTCCAAGGATTGAAAACGCGAGCATCCTCAAAATTTTCTTGATCAAGATGAACAGCACGAAACGATGTGAAGACTTTTGATCCTTTTGGAATTGTGTAGTctaattgaaataataatataagATCAATAATCCATATGAATATATTTCAAGTGGCTGAAAACAGAGTAATTAATCATAATTTACATCAAACAAAATGATATTATCTAATCAAATATTCATATATCTGTACCTTTAATCTTAACATCAGTCATTGCTCTCCTAAACACACCACTAATGATGTTGGAGAGTCTCAATGTCTCGCTAACAACCTAAGGAAACAACACACACTTACGATTATAACAGCAATCAACCTTTGATTAGAAATAAACGATCTAAAACGCTAGCAAACTTACACATTGTGTGAAAGGCATAGACTTGTAATCGTCCCATTCAAGAGCCATTGATGTGCCTTTGTTCGCTCTAATTGTGTCGTGTTCTTCCTGCATACATATGATCGATCGAGTAATTTATGTTTAATCAAGAATACCATGTATCATgtctgtttgtttttttttttttttttttagaataccATGTTTGACAATGAAATATACATGTCATTACATGTCCATGGTAGTACCATTTAGCAAATAGCAATCCGAAAGGATCTCAATAATATTAGAATATGGGCTAAGTTAAGATGACATATGTGAATTCTACTATAATATGCAAAGTGTTTGTTTGGCAAAACGAGATGATAATTGTAGCTGCAGTTGATAGTTAGAATCTTATAATTGGAATAAGTAGCTAAAGTTGATATTTCAAGATAGAAATTGTGGATGTTTTATAAGCATTTTAAAAACTAACTGAAATTTAAAGATGTAAAATgatatattgtatatgtatatttggaACAAAAACCAAAATGATATAAGGGGTAATAAAGTAATTTTACCCTCCTTACTTTATACTCCGTATTAACCTTATTTTTTCAAAAGTTTATTACGGAGTACTGCAATAAGTTCTTAAAATTTTACGTAGTATCTATGCCGAAACAATAGGTTATAGGCTATAAGCTATTATAAGCTAGACTGCCAAATATAGCCAAAGTATATACTATTGAATAGACAAAACTACCCCTACAATTTCCACAAGTTTCCTCCGTATATATCGATAACAACAAATGTGACAGACTGACAGTGCAAAGTTGGGCGTGCGGATTTTGCATCATCTAATGTTTCAGTTTGCTTTTAACATACGTCTTGTACTCTACTTTCCTGTTTTGTCCATTAAACTTTTGACTTTTCAACACTTCTGTTTAAGACAATTGACCTTTTAGCCCAATAGTCCTTTTCATGTCTCTTCTCTTTATGAATACAAAATACAATTTCAAGTTCAAATATGAAATATGCGTTTGGTTAAATAAGTAAAACGAGTCAAACTATTTGCCCCATTTGATATTCATTAGGCCAGCCCTTTTAATTTAAATGTACACAATCTAATCAAGTTATCTCGTGACTATTTTCAATTATTTCAGTAGTCACTTTATATGTTGCAAGTGACTTTGAACTTAAGACTACATATGATGTAATCACGATCCAACGCCCCAATCCCAAGGCTATAAGAATTGTACAAATGTGTTTCTAATCAGAAAAAAACCAATTCTGACATCGTTCTGATTTGTACCGGAATTAGCGCTAGATTGAGTCACATTTGTTACCCAAATTCTGCTAATGTAAAGGTACCAAGTATATATACAAACCTTAAGTTGAGCAAGAGCTGAAGGTGTGTCCGTGAGGAATTTAACAGCAAGAGTCATGGTAGTTGATGTGGTATCGTAACCTGCAACCAACAAAGACACCAAAAAATCCACAATCTCGTCGTCACAAAAGCTTTCATCGTCACCATCACTATCAAACAATGCTGCTAACATGTCATTCTTTTTCACTCCACATTCCCTCTCTATCCGTCGTTCTCTAACCACCAAATGTAATGCTTCGGTCACCCTTTTTCTCGCCTTCAAAGTTATCACAAACAACATCATTACCAGATTATTTTGTGATAGAAAATTATTGTAATACAcaatattttaaagcatgtttactgaCGTATAAGTATAACTATGGTGTAGTAACTCATTTGGTTATAGGACCCTTTGTGACTCAAATTTCAGAGTAGTTACATGGAGTAAAACCAAAACCAGTGTCGTAAAAAACGGCCGAGACGGGCAACGTAACGGTTTCACTATGCTACCGTTACAATGGAccagaaacggatgttgactattcaaataaatttcaaaaataaacatttcaaacataaatatttcaaattaaagGCAAATAACTATGTTTATTTTGAAATATCTATGTTCGAAATgtttatgtttaaaatatatataaaaagtcaaCGTTGATCAACAtctgtctcgaccccgtctcgacccctTTTTTCCGCTGCGATGTTTTAACTTTTAAGGTTCCTACCGTCTCGACCCCTTTTTCAACCTTGCTTAAAAGTGACACGAGACCAAAATTTTTCCGAAAAATTCACGTTAAGTAAATTTAGTTTGAATAAGCTAAGCAACATAAACTCTCTTGTGACTACGGAGGTTCGCCCGAATTGACTCCGTGCTACTCGCAAAAGAGTAGTAACCCGGGATTACTCGGCTCATAAAATGATGCGGGTAGGAAACtcatgtaaaataaaaaaaaaaaaaaaaattaataataatgaagtattactatcattatatggTTTTGGTCCACCAAAATAATTACGCAAATGATATTTTAAAATATAGATCACAATGTGGAAGACCACCTAACATAGGTGTTTCCAAAACATTCTTTGTATGACCCATACTTAATTCTttatagttaattattataatttttccATCAATTGTTAGAAAACTCTTTAATTCTATTCACCTATGTAGTTAAATTCTGTTTCGGACTCTTTGGTGtgaaatatttttaataaatatcgTTTCTAATTAATTACTATCTAAACTACCCTCTACCAAACCTCATTTTCATCCATCCATTtttttaaatgaaaaattatctaataTAAATGTTGTAACGAATTAAAAAGATTAGTACCTGCATAGCACGACGATACGTGAGGGAAAAGAAAGGGAGAGGAATGCAAAAGAAACCTTCGATAACAAGCATGTATTCTTTCCTTAATTTCTCCGACCATTCACATGGATCAATGCTCAATAGTTGTTTCAATGTTAACTCAAATGTTATCTGCACAtaactttatttcataaataataaaacataaaaatataaatataaatataaatataaatataaatataaatataaatataaataatacaataataataataataattaataagtagaataactataattataattaataattaataattaaatattatttgataaaataaaataagatgATCTCCCACTTTGTCACTTTTTTTAATTAACACAATGATTTCATCTTCCCTTACTTTTATTATATAAAGTAGTTAtacttatataattttattaatttattattataacaAGATTAAGATTGGGCACATGACCAAAACACAACATGTACATCAATATCTTACtttatcatttaaataataaacaatatatatatatatatatatatatatatatatatatatatatatatatatatatatatatatatatatatatatagtagagggatcaaatgcgAACTTT
This genomic window from Rutidosis leptorrhynchoides isolate AG116_Rl617_1_P2 chromosome 2, CSIRO_AGI_Rlap_v1, whole genome shotgun sequence contains:
- the LOC139893504 gene encoding 3beta,22alpha-dihydroxysteroid 3-dehydrogenase, with the translated sequence MIIFNIELFSLFIMTIFMVCISTIIFFIIIIFRTTTTSRRKINLPPGNTGLPVIGETFQLISAYKTENPEPFIDARVLKYGTVFTTHVFGERTVFSADAETNRFILQNEGRLFESSYPGSIANLVGKHSLLLMRGSLHRKMHSLTMSFANVTIIKDHLLVDIDRLVRLNLDSWTGRILLMDEAKKITFELTLKQLLSIDPCEWSEKLRKEYMLVIEGFFCIPLPFFSLTYRRAMQARKRVTEALHLVVRERRIERECGVKKNDMLAALFDSDGDDESFCDDEIVDFLVSLLVAGYDTTSTTMTLAVKFLTDTPSALAQLKEEHDTIRANKGTSMALEWDDYKSMPFTQCVVSETLRLSNIISGVFRRAMTDVKIKDYTIPKGSKVFTSFRAVHLDQENFEDARVFNPWRWQKISDPTNFMPFGGGPRRCPGYDLARVALSVFLHHLITRFSWKHTEEDKLVFFPTTRTKKRYPIIVEQRYDVV